Proteins found in one Vallitalea guaymasensis genomic segment:
- a CDS encoding ABC transporter permease subunit, producing the protein MSSITLKKKSSKDLLKLLSKNKGIYILILPALIYFAVFSYFPIVNGFMMSLQHYSIGGEHTFAGLVHYREILTDIDFWRAFRNTLQIGGGNLIVGFIMQVLLALLLNEITHKKFKKLTQTIIYTPNLFSWVAIGGIWISLLAPDTGMVNEIIKWFGMEPINFMTNVKIIQPVFIFLNTWKSAGYGCIIFLAAITGIDKNLYEAAAIDGASRFKQTLYITIPGLYSTMKVVFMLNLISVLRMFSQSYVLTNYAVIDKTQVAMTYTYSMGIENFRMDYGSAIAFIMLLFTSVFVLIYQMFVRKKEVD; encoded by the coding sequence ATGAGTTCTATCACATTAAAAAAGAAGAGCAGCAAAGACTTGTTAAAGTTGTTATCAAAGAATAAAGGTATATATATATTAATTCTACCCGCGTTAATCTATTTTGCTGTATTTAGTTATTTTCCAATAGTTAATGGGTTCATGATGAGCCTGCAACACTACAGTATAGGTGGTGAACATACATTTGCAGGGCTTGTACATTATAGAGAAATATTGACGGATATTGATTTTTGGCGTGCGTTCAGGAATACTTTACAAATTGGAGGTGGTAATTTAATTGTTGGCTTCATCATGCAGGTTTTACTTGCATTATTACTTAATGAAATTACTCACAAGAAATTCAAGAAGTTGACTCAAACAATTATCTATACACCTAATCTATTTTCTTGGGTTGCAATTGGAGGTATATGGATCAGTTTGTTGGCACCTGATACAGGGATGGTTAATGAAATCATTAAATGGTTTGGAATGGAACCTATTAATTTTATGACTAATGTAAAGATAATTCAACCTGTATTCATCTTTCTTAACACATGGAAATCTGCTGGTTATGGTTGTATCATATTTTTAGCTGCAATAACAGGGATTGATAAAAATCTATATGAAGCTGCAGCAATTGATGGCGCAAGCAGGTTCAAACAAACATTATATATTACTATACCAGGTTTATACAGTACCATGAAAGTTGTTTTCATGCTTAACTTGATCAGTGTACTACGGATGTTTAGTCAATCCTATGTATTAACGAATTATGCTGTCATAGATAAAACTCAGGTGGCAATGACTTATACATATAGTATGGGAATTGAGAATTTTAGAATGGATTATGGTTCTGCCATAGCCTTTATAATGTTATTGTTCACTAGTGTGTTTGTTCTTATATATCAAATGTTCGTACGGAAGAAGGAGGTTGACTAA
- a CDS encoding carbohydrate ABC transporter permease: protein MLHNNKKSISSSIFRILNILFMIILILITVLPILNTFTLSFSTDIDSMVPGVKIWPSKFSTEGYNTLFQQVKILRPFLNNIIVTVCGTILHVGLCALTGYALSKNMAGKKIIMGFILITMMIPLQNIMIPLYILYKNLHLIDKLIAIIISGIVSGYSIVLLKNFFESIPESIGEAAYIDGASQLKMFIRIYLPLAKPGIATVALFQFVGRWNHFMEAVLFINDPKKYTLQIALKGLVIDSDASSSATIITKNTQMAGVMIAIIPLLILYPFLQKYFISGLMVGSTKG from the coding sequence ATGCTTCATAACAATAAAAAAAGTATATCTAGCAGTATCTTTCGAATACTAAATATCTTATTTATGATAATCCTTATTTTGATTACAGTGCTTCCTATATTAAACACATTTACGCTTTCTTTTTCAACAGATATTGATTCTATGGTACCTGGTGTGAAAATATGGCCTAGTAAATTCAGTACAGAAGGATACAACACGTTGTTTCAGCAAGTGAAGATATTGCGTCCCTTTCTCAATAATATTATTGTTACAGTGTGTGGAACAATATTGCATGTTGGTCTATGTGCTTTAACAGGTTATGCACTTTCCAAAAATATGGCAGGGAAAAAAATTATTATGGGATTTATATTAATCACTATGATGATACCACTTCAGAACATAATGATACCTCTATACATACTGTATAAGAATCTGCATCTCATAGATAAATTAATCGCTATCATAATATCGGGAATTGTTTCAGGATATTCTATTGTTTTGTTGAAGAACTTCTTTGAAAGTATACCAGAGTCAATTGGTGAAGCGGCATATATAGATGGTGCTAGCCAACTTAAGATGTTTATTAGAATATATTTACCATTAGCAAAGCCTGGTATTGCAACAGTGGCATTATTTCAATTTGTTGGGAGATGGAATCACTTCATGGAAGCAGTTTTATTCATTAATGATCCTAAGAAATATACATTGCAGATTGCCTTAAAAGGACTGGTTATTGATTCAGATGCATCATCGTCAGCTACAATCATTACTAAAAACACACAGATGGCTGGAGTCATGATAGCTATTATTCCGTTATTGATTTTATATCCTTTTCTTCAAAAATACTTTATTTCAGGACTTATGGTAGGTTCAACGAAAGGTTAG
- a CDS encoding jacalin-like lectin, with the protein MLKDMIKKVSGLFICMIIVFSMTSIYTLAESNDDNRITILTYNIAGLPALLSSADPEKNTKRIGELINNFDIVAVQEDFAYHDDLLSKSQFPYVTDHPGNVPFGSGLNVLSNYPIKESINIPWDMTHGNITCPPPGYHGADEMTPKGFSYQRIELEPGVIVDLYNLHADAGGDEGSREARHDNFIQLAEYINNHSSGNAIILLGDTNAFYTRECDNLYENLTTECGLTDPWIEFVRNGEVPEFRDYHDTMEDLNEDLSGPNYETIDKIMYRSSDIVTFDFVDYKIEEEMFIDENGDRLSDHYATSITIDYSLSDNIKLSSTFGGTAGDPFNFIEYMPAKPSKVSIRTGDRVDSVEIQYGDISAQAGGNGGDYDEIILDEDEYIVKVKICKDKRWYWKQKQIYYIKIETNKGKVLSGGTKSDEEMTIEAPEGWQIAGFYGKANAEICQLGGIFIPQ; encoded by the coding sequence GTGTTAAAAGATATGATTAAGAAAGTTTCAGGGTTGTTTATATGCATGATTATAGTATTTTCAATGACAAGTATATATACTTTGGCTGAGTCAAATGATGATAATAGAATTACTATATTGACTTACAACATTGCAGGATTACCGGCATTATTATCCAGTGCGGATCCTGAAAAGAATACCAAGAGAATAGGGGAGCTCATCAATAATTTTGATATTGTAGCTGTACAGGAAGATTTTGCATACCATGATGATCTATTATCCAAATCACAGTTTCCTTATGTAACAGACCACCCAGGAAATGTTCCTTTTGGAAGTGGATTGAATGTACTTTCCAATTATCCTATCAAAGAGTCAATAAATATTCCATGGGATATGACACATGGAAATATAACTTGTCCACCACCTGGATATCATGGTGCTGATGAAATGACTCCAAAAGGTTTTTCATATCAGAGAATAGAGCTTGAGCCAGGAGTGATTGTTGACCTCTATAATCTTCATGCAGATGCTGGAGGAGATGAAGGGTCAAGAGAAGCAAGACATGATAATTTTATTCAGTTGGCAGAATATATCAATAATCATTCTAGTGGAAATGCAATTATTCTACTTGGTGATACCAATGCATTCTATACAAGAGAATGTGATAATCTATATGAAAATCTGACTACAGAGTGTGGATTGACAGATCCTTGGATAGAATTTGTTCGTAATGGAGAAGTTCCTGAATTTCGAGATTATCATGATACCATGGAAGATCTCAATGAGGACTTGAGTGGTCCTAACTATGAAACAATAGATAAGATAATGTATAGAAGCAGTGATATTGTTACATTTGATTTTGTTGACTATAAGATTGAAGAAGAAATGTTCATTGATGAGAACGGAGATAGATTGTCAGATCATTATGCAACCAGTATTACAATAGATTATAGTCTATCGGATAATATCAAGTTAAGTAGTACTTTTGGAGGAACAGCTGGTGACCCATTCAATTTTATAGAGTATATGCCTGCTAAACCATCAAAAGTAAGTATAAGAACAGGCGACAGGGTTGACTCAGTTGAAATTCAATATGGAGATATAAGTGCTCAAGCTGGTGGAAATGGTGGAGATTATGATGAGATCATTTTAGATGAGGATGAATACATTGTAAAAGTAAAGATATGTAAGGATAAAAGATGGTATTGGAAGCAGAAACAAATATATTACATAAAAATTGAAACCAATAAGGGTAAAGTTTTATCTGGTGGTACAAAGTCTGACGAAGAGATGACAATAGAAGCACCAGAAGGCTGGCAAATAGCTGGATTTTATGGAAAGGCTAATGCAGAGATTTGTCAGTTAGGTGGGATTTTCATACCACAATAA
- a CDS encoding CehA/McbA family metallohydrolase, with amino-acid sequence MSNEELLYMHLEYIVTEEQEGTFIQVPFQVPVNTQQIIIRYKVDDAKHNAIDFGVEDINGYRGWSNLLKNRIIIQEDYATEGYLSGFIESGEWKIILGIFNIRKNCKVTLNINIKLEQSKWYKGDLHTHSIHSDGSFTLNEVMDYVKEEGLDFIALTDHNTFSQNTDYKPSDDLVVIPGVELTTYKGHANFFGCKKPFSHFRYENIEDIRKYMEEGKANDAIISLNHPFHKDKWKWGLENFDFSYVEIWNSWFSEGNQRAIDWWHSMLCKGKKIIALGGSDFHRKQPKKWYGVPTTWVNSLSFNKRGILNGIRQGRVCVSAEPKAPMVDISIEDVFMGETYIANDSENVVLTCYIKQVRPALLKLYSSRGLVIEKKIEDNDRKLLFNVSTDTLFYRIELWNEYQQEPLCISNPIFIDNKCAIKDNNK; translated from the coding sequence ATGAGTAACGAAGAGTTATTGTATATGCACTTGGAGTACATTGTAACAGAAGAACAGGAAGGCACTTTTATTCAAGTGCCTTTTCAGGTTCCAGTAAATACACAACAAATAATCATAAGATACAAAGTTGATGATGCAAAACATAATGCAATTGATTTTGGGGTAGAAGATATAAATGGATATAGGGGATGGAGTAATTTATTGAAGAATAGGATTATTATCCAAGAAGACTATGCTACAGAAGGTTATCTATCAGGATTTATTGAGTCAGGAGAGTGGAAAATCATTCTTGGTATTTTTAATATAAGAAAAAATTGCAAAGTCACCTTGAATATCAACATAAAGTTGGAGCAAAGTAAATGGTATAAAGGTGATTTGCATACCCATTCTATACATAGTGACGGCAGTTTTACTCTCAATGAGGTTATGGATTATGTTAAAGAAGAGGGCTTAGACTTTATAGCACTTACTGACCATAATACCTTTTCCCAGAATACAGATTATAAGCCATCTGATGATCTAGTTGTGATTCCAGGTGTTGAGTTAACTACTTATAAAGGGCACGCTAATTTTTTTGGTTGCAAGAAACCTTTTTCTCATTTTAGATATGAAAATATAGAGGATATAAGAAAATATATGGAAGAGGGCAAAGCTAATGATGCCATTATTTCTCTGAATCACCCTTTTCACAAAGATAAATGGAAATGGGGATTAGAGAATTTTGACTTTTCTTATGTTGAGATATGGAATTCATGGTTTTCCGAAGGGAATCAAAGGGCTATAGATTGGTGGCATTCCATGTTATGTAAAGGTAAAAAGATTATAGCATTAGGAGGTAGTGACTTCCATAGGAAACAGCCTAAAAAATGGTATGGTGTACCTACCACATGGGTGAATAGTTTATCATTTAATAAAAGGGGGATATTGAATGGTATTCGTCAGGGTAGGGTATGTGTATCAGCAGAACCAAAAGCTCCAATGGTTGATATAAGTATAGAAGATGTATTTATGGGAGAAACGTATATTGCCAATGATAGTGAAAATGTTGTTTTGACTTGCTATATTAAGCAGGTAAGACCTGCTCTATTGAAATTGTATTCATCAAGGGGATTGGTCATTGAGAAAAAGATAGAAGACAATGATAGAAAACTATTGTTTAATGTGAGTACAGATACCTTGTTTTATAGGATTGAATTATGGAATGAATATCAGCAAGAACCGTTATGCATTAGTAATCCTATTTTTATTGACAATAAATGTGCTATCAAGGATAATAATAAATAG
- a CDS encoding helix-turn-helix domain-containing protein, which yields MNNLSILEKDVDKIIEKLKSNVLQIALNNDVQELFKYKDVMENNDYYYIEKVIDVANLLNSYIVANDDIHTIYLFNNKTNKIITPWGEIYNKENFYDTEWTKAYNMNKEQIKILPKRKIVEENLDYFYYIDIDRDIVSTVVTMIYPLELLNTFDFEGALVININKEVFDFSSINESDTYNNDFFYILNSDGTIIVNGINQGQQISRSLINSIIESQEAKGYLIKDIHHKKYLVSYSKSRDTGLIYVNAISLNSLYKQVNCFNIWLIVLSVIILIFGVVFAYYISKKIYNPINDILENLKFKIDKNKAKKNELYVISDVVSNILEEDQKLINLFEMNEKAIRQSYIMQLVRGNCEKINEIFNSGVNMYCTLVISIDRYNSFSKKYLYKEQYYFKTLLLKTAEQVTANNNEGIIGAGSLLNQDKVVIILGLTQEGFVDSLKHITEEIIKQTSIIEDFTISIGVGNIYKRKERIRLSYLEAIEALNYRIIAGYNSIIYYEGLKDNDRADFDFVTREKHIMNYLKKNSYEDIELSLIDIISEIKNKKNVSYESIVPIFYSLLSRTIEYLLEANISITEVFEESYNIFRELSEKDTVEDIREFLLYIYKNIIEYQENNSVKDSKNIKQVVELISDNYSDSNLDLNWLVDKLDISYSHLRKIIKENLGITFINYLNNIRITKAKELLIETDDTVKDIAIEVGYNNTQSFTRYFKKYEGITPGEYRDIREG from the coding sequence ATGAACAATCTTAGTATACTTGAAAAAGATGTTGACAAGATTATAGAGAAACTGAAAAGCAATGTACTTCAGATAGCATTGAACAATGATGTCCAAGAATTATTTAAGTATAAGGATGTTATGGAAAACAATGATTACTACTACATTGAAAAAGTTATTGATGTAGCGAATCTATTGAATTCTTATATTGTAGCAAATGATGATATACATACCATATACTTGTTTAATAATAAAACCAACAAAATAATTACTCCATGGGGAGAAATCTATAATAAAGAAAATTTTTATGATACTGAATGGACTAAAGCTTACAATATGAATAAAGAACAGATAAAAATTCTACCTAAGCGAAAGATAGTTGAAGAAAATCTTGATTACTTTTATTATATAGACATAGATAGAGATATAGTAAGTACAGTTGTAACTATGATATATCCATTAGAATTATTGAATACCTTTGATTTTGAAGGTGCTCTTGTTATCAACATCAATAAAGAAGTATTTGATTTCTCTTCAATAAACGAAAGTGATACTTATAACAATGATTTCTTTTATATTCTTAATTCTGATGGGACAATAATAGTCAATGGAATAAATCAAGGTCAACAGATATCTAGGTCATTAATAAATAGTATCATTGAATCACAAGAAGCAAAAGGTTATCTTATAAAAGATATACACCATAAAAAATACTTGGTTTCATATTCCAAATCTAGGGATACTGGATTGATCTATGTTAATGCAATATCTTTAAATTCTTTGTATAAACAAGTCAATTGTTTCAACATATGGTTGATTGTTCTATCAGTCATCATATTAATTTTTGGAGTTGTATTCGCTTACTATATATCCAAAAAAATATATAATCCAATTAATGATATTCTAGAAAATCTAAAGTTCAAGATTGATAAAAATAAAGCTAAGAAAAATGAATTATATGTAATCTCTGATGTAGTCAGTAATATCCTAGAAGAAGACCAAAAATTGATAAATCTATTTGAAATGAATGAAAAGGCTATCCGCCAATCTTATATTATGCAGCTGGTTCGGGGTAATTGTGAAAAAATCAATGAGATATTTAATAGTGGAGTAAATATGTATTGTACTTTGGTTATATCAATAGATAGATATAATAGTTTTTCAAAAAAATATTTATATAAGGAGCAATATTACTTCAAGACCTTATTATTAAAGACTGCTGAGCAGGTAACGGCAAATAATAACGAGGGCATTATAGGGGCAGGCTCTTTATTAAATCAAGATAAAGTAGTTATTATACTAGGATTAACCCAGGAAGGGTTCGTTGATTCATTGAAGCATATTACAGAGGAAATAATAAAACAAACTTCAATTATTGAGGATTTTACCATTTCAATAGGGGTAGGAAATATATATAAGAGAAAAGAAAGAATCAGGCTGTCATATCTAGAAGCTATTGAAGCACTTAACTACAGAATAATTGCAGGTTACAACAGCATTATATATTATGAAGGATTAAAGGATAATGATAGAGCCGATTTTGATTTTGTAACAAGAGAAAAGCATATAATGAATTATTTGAAGAAAAACTCCTATGAAGATATTGAACTTAGTTTGATTGATATCATTAGTGAGATTAAGAACAAGAAAAATGTTTCTTATGAAAGCATTGTTCCAATATTCTATTCCTTACTTAGCAGGACCATAGAATATCTTCTTGAAGCCAATATAAGTATTACAGAAGTATTTGAAGAATCATACAACATATTTAGAGAGCTATCTGAAAAAGATACAGTTGAAGACATTAGAGAGTTTTTATTATATATCTATAAGAATATAATCGAATATCAGGAGAATAACAGTGTGAAGGATAGTAAAAACATTAAACAGGTAGTAGAGCTCATTAGTGATAATTACTCTGACAGCAACTTGGATTTGAATTGGTTAGTTGATAAATTGGACATTAGTTATTCACATCTTAGAAAGATAATAAAAGAGAATCTAGGTATAACTTTTATAAATTATCTAAATAATATTCGTATTACCAAAGCCAAAGAATTATTGATAGAAACAGATGATACTGTCAAGGATATTGCTATAGAAGTAGGGTATAATAATACTCAAAGCTTTACAAGATATTTTAAAAAGTATGAAGGGATAACTCCTGGAGAATATAGAGATATAAGGGAAGGATAA
- a CDS encoding FAD-dependent oxidoreductase, with protein sequence MKLWRCIICGEIFEGDEPPEICPVCGAPSEEFELYTEEEPVFTSDKKEKVVVVGNNAAGISAVEAIRKRNTNAEIIVIDKDPNYAYYRPSLSDYISDSHDEEYFYLHKKEWYSENNINLMLGTAVTKIDSSNNQVILDNEEIVTYEKLILANGSHNFIPQLQGIDKKGVFSIKTLSDADEVKAYAKNCNKAAIIGGGLLGLEAAWELKKLELDVTVIEVADRLLPKQLDEESSRILENGIKKTGINIHKSVTADAVLGEDEVTGVKLSNDMIIEADMVIVSVGVRANTELAQEAGINVNRGIIVDEYMRTNIENVYGAGDVTEFDGINYYIWQQAIEQGEVAGANAVGDTLTYKNIIPNNIFNAMNMDIFSTGDLGNKKDLSYNSINQQDKDKAIYKKLYFTGNKFTGGILMGDISKSSDLIKGVEEKSSLSQMVKEIIL encoded by the coding sequence ATGAAACTTTGGAGATGTATTATTTGTGGAGAAATATTTGAAGGAGATGAACCTCCTGAAATCTGTCCAGTATGTGGTGCACCATCAGAAGAATTCGAATTATATACTGAAGAAGAACCAGTATTTACTTCTGACAAAAAGGAAAAGGTTGTTGTAGTTGGTAATAATGCTGCAGGTATTTCAGCAGTTGAAGCAATAAGAAAAAGAAATACCAATGCTGAGATTATAGTTATTGACAAAGACCCTAATTATGCTTATTATCGACCTAGTCTATCAGATTATATTAGTGATAGCCATGATGAAGAATATTTTTACCTTCATAAAAAAGAATGGTACAGTGAGAATAACATAAATTTGATGCTTGGTACTGCAGTCACTAAGATTGATTCCAGTAACAACCAGGTCATACTTGATAATGAAGAAATTGTAACCTATGAAAAATTGATATTGGCAAATGGCAGCCATAATTTTATACCACAACTTCAAGGTATTGATAAAAAAGGTGTCTTTTCTATTAAGACATTATCTGATGCTGATGAAGTAAAAGCTTATGCAAAGAATTGTAATAAAGCAGCTATTATCGGAGGGGGATTATTAGGTCTTGAAGCAGCTTGGGAATTAAAGAAATTGGAACTTGATGTAACTGTTATAGAGGTGGCTGATAGACTATTACCAAAACAATTGGACGAAGAAAGTTCTAGGATACTGGAAAATGGTATTAAGAAAACAGGAATCAACATTCATAAAAGTGTAACTGCTGATGCTGTTCTTGGGGAAGATGAAGTAACAGGAGTTAAACTTAGTAATGATATGATAATAGAAGCAGATATGGTCATTGTATCTGTAGGAGTCAGAGCGAATACAGAATTAGCTCAAGAAGCGGGTATAAATGTCAATAGAGGAATTATTGTTGATGAATATATGCGAACCAATATTGAGAACGTCTATGGAGCAGGAGATGTAACTGAGTTTGATGGTATCAACTATTATATATGGCAGCAAGCCATAGAACAGGGTGAAGTTGCAGGTGCCAATGCTGTTGGAGATACTCTTACCTATAAAAATATTATACCTAATAATATATTCAATGCAATGAACATGGACATATTTTCAACTGGAGATCTAGGAAATAAAAAAGACCTATCATATAATAGTATTAATCAACAAGATAAAGATAAAGCAATCTATAAAAAGCTATACTTTACAGGTAATAAGTTTACTGGTGGTATCCTAATGGGAGATATATCAAAATCATCTGACCTGATAAAAGGTGTTGAAGAAAAATCCAGCCTCAGCCAAATGGTAAAAGAGATAATACTATAA
- a CDS encoding MutS-related protein yields the protein MFDSLLWLKESKIRNIDKEVIKDLNLHIIYKKLIEMSKENESIIYKLCMDEATIKYRQDIMADFMEKPDFILDLENDLKGFWELKSKNGKFSNNLTNLYFLIDLVITVEASINCVESLNQTLSYYKPSSAGLNRLKVNIDEIINKDRFKQMKKDLKEIRYIFTKIKGVELSINMSPVMRPYEAQVTKVSEYKYRYPKAFRKVSTAIEVNEKFLGTYLKNYAPVFSISKINWDLLDEIEYGLKDHKAILKSFMEKYTKIDTEPFISLLREITFYKSSCDLLKLMKINELPICKPQLIPSDERKMNVTDCYNISLAYEMLSNKEEDDLPEIICNDFEMGQEGRVIILTGANRGGKTTFTQAIGQIQIFAQLGLLIPARKAELSLVDGVYTHFPLLEKETINLGKFGKECEDFSRLFRQATNRSLLLLNESFSGTSHLESLKIAEEVIRAVKFKKIRMIYNTHLHELGLMAHRINEELENDTHIKSYVVGFSNGKNTYKIYEGQPLGMSHAREIAEKYKVTYTQLVERLGEKS from the coding sequence ATGTTTGATAGTTTATTATGGTTGAAGGAATCAAAAATAAGGAACATAGATAAAGAAGTAATCAAGGATCTTAATTTACATATAATCTATAAAAAACTAATTGAAATGAGCAAGGAGAATGAATCAATAATATACAAACTATGTATGGATGAAGCTACTATCAAATATAGACAAGATATAATGGCTGATTTTATGGAAAAGCCAGATTTTATATTGGATTTGGAAAATGACCTGAAAGGTTTCTGGGAGTTGAAATCCAAGAATGGGAAGTTTAGTAATAACCTGACTAACTTATATTTCCTTATTGACTTGGTAATAACAGTAGAGGCTTCAATAAACTGTGTAGAATCCCTTAATCAGACATTATCATATTATAAACCTTCATCAGCAGGATTGAATAGGCTAAAAGTAAATATTGATGAAATCATAAACAAAGATAGATTCAAACAGATGAAGAAAGATTTAAAAGAGATTAGATACATATTTACCAAGATTAAAGGAGTAGAGTTATCTATTAACATGTCACCTGTCATGAGACCTTATGAAGCACAGGTAACTAAGGTAAGTGAATACAAATATAGGTATCCCAAGGCTTTCAGGAAAGTATCTACAGCAATAGAAGTGAATGAGAAATTTCTCGGTACTTATCTTAAAAATTATGCACCAGTTTTTTCTATTAGTAAGATTAATTGGGATTTATTAGATGAAATTGAGTATGGATTAAAAGATCACAAAGCAATATTGAAGTCTTTCATGGAAAAATACACGAAGATTGATACAGAACCATTTATTTCGCTACTTAGAGAAATTACCTTCTATAAATCAAGTTGTGATCTATTGAAGCTTATGAAAATTAATGAATTACCTATTTGCAAACCACAGCTTATACCATCAGACGAAAGAAAAATGAATGTGACAGATTGTTATAATATATCTCTTGCTTATGAGATGTTATCTAATAAAGAGGAGGATGACTTACCAGAAATCATATGTAATGACTTTGAAATGGGACAAGAAGGAAGAGTTATTATACTGACTGGCGCAAATAGGGGTGGTAAAACAACATTCACTCAAGCCATAGGTCAGATTCAAATATTTGCTCAACTAGGATTATTGATTCCTGCCAGAAAGGCTGAGCTAAGTTTGGTTGACGGAGTCTACACTCATTTCCCACTCTTGGAAAAAGAAACTATCAATCTTGGAAAATTCGGTAAAGAATGTGAAGATTTCAGTAGATTGTTTAGACAAGCTACTAATAGAAGCTTACTATTGCTCAATGAATCTTTTTCAGGAACAAGTCATCTGGAAAGCTTAAAGATAGCAGAAGAAGTTATTCGGGCAGTAAAATTCAAAAAAATTCGTATGATATATAATACTCATCTACACGAATTAGGTTTGATGGCTCATAGAATCAATGAAGAATTAGAAAATGATACCCATATTAAAAGTTATGTTGTAGGGTTTAGTAATGGTAAAAACACCTATAAAATCTATGAGGGACAGCCCTTAGGGATGAGCCATGCCAGGGAGATAGCAGAAAAATATAAAGTTACCTATACTCAATTAGTAGAGAGATTGGGGGAAAAATCTTGA